In Roseicyclus marinus, the genomic window CCTGCGCCTGCGGATCGGATTTGAGGCCCATCCCCTCGCCCGCAAGGAAGCCCGTGGCGACCATGTGCCGTTCGATCACGCCGCCGATGGCCGCAAGGATCGAAGGCACGTATTTGCCGTTCATCCAGGCGCCCCCGCGCGGGTCGAAGACGGCCTTGAGCTCTTCGACCACGAAGGAGACATCGCCGCCGCGCCGGAACACCGCCGAGATCATCCGCGTCAGCGCGACGGTCCAGGCGAAATGTTCCATGTTCTTGGAATTGATGAAGACCTCGAAGGGGCGGCGGTGACCGGCCAGCACGATGTCGTTGATCGTGATGTAGAGCGCGTGTTCGCTGTCGGGCCATTTGACCTTGTAGGTATTGCCCTCGAGCGCCGCGGGCCGGTCGAGCGGCTCGGACATGTAGATGATCTCGCCGCCCGCCGCCTCGGTCGCGGTCTGGCCTTCGGGCTTGTCCTGCGCCTCGGAGACGGTGAGGACGGAGCCTGTCACGTCATTGGGGCGGTAGGTCGTGCAGCCCTTGCAGCCGGTGGCATAGGCTTGGGTGTAGACATCCTTGAACGCCTCGAAGGAGATGTCGGCGGGCACGTTGATGGTTTTCGAGATGGAACTGTCGATCCAGGGCTGGGCCGCGGCCTGCATCCGCACGTGATCCATCGGCGCGAGCGTCTGGGCGGTGACGAAATGATCGGGCAGGGGCGCATCGCCCATGCGGTCGCGCCAGGCGGCGACGGCGTAATCCACCACCTCTTCCTCGGTGCGGGTGCCATCGGGTTGCAGCACCTTGCGGGTGTAGGAATTGGCGAAGATCGGTTCGATCCCCGACGACACATTGCCCGCGAAGAGCGAGATGGTGCCGGTGGGCGCGATGGAGGTCAGAAGCGCGTTCCTGAGCCCGTGTTCGGCGATGAGCGCCTGCACCTCGGGCGCAAGGCGCAAGATCATCGGGGCCTTGGCATAGGCCGCCGCATCATAGAGGGGGAAGGCCCCCTTTTCCTTGGCCAGAAGCGCGGAGGCGCGGTAGCTCGCGTTGGCGATGGCCTCCATCCATGCGCCTGTCTGCGCCACGCCCTCGTCCGAGCCGTAGCGCAGGCCGATCATGGCGAGCGCATCGGCCAGACCCGTGACGCCCAGACCGATCCGGCGCTTGGCCTGCGCCTCTTGCGCCTGCGCCTCGAGCGGGAAGCGGGAGGCGTCGACGACATTGTCCATCATGCGCACGGAGGTGGCGACAAGATCGGTGAGCCGCGCGGGGTCGATGCGGGCTTTGGCGGTGAACGGCTCCTCGACCAGGCGGGCGAGGTTGATCGAGCCGAGCAGGCAGGCGCCATAGGGCGGCAGGGGCTGTTCGCCGCAAGGATTGGTCGCGGCGATGGTTTCGGCGTAGTTCAGGTTGTTCTCGGCATTGATGCGGTCGATGAAGATCACGCCGGGTTCGGCGTAATCATAGGTCGCGCGCATGATCTTGTTCCACAGGTCGCGGGCCTGCACCGTGCGGTAGACGCGGCCGCCGAAGGTCAGCTCCCACGGGCCGTCCTTGTCCACGGCGTCCATGAACGGATCGGTGACGAGGACCGAGACATTGAACATCCTGAGGCGCGCGGGGTCGGATTTGGCGTCGATGAAGGCCTCGATATCGGGGTGATCGCAGCGCAGCGTCGCCATCATCGCGCCGCGGCGCGAGCCCGCCGACATGATGGTGCGGCACATCGCATCCCAGACATCCATGAAGGACAGCGGCCCCGAGGCATCGGCGGCCACCCCGTGCACCTCGGCCCCCTTGGGGCGGATGGTGGAGAAATCATAGCCGATCCCCCCGCCCTGCTGCATGGTCAGCGCGGCCTCTTTGAGATTGTCGAAGATGCCGCCCATGCTGTCGGGCACCGTGCCCATGACGAAGCAGTTGAAGAGCGTGACCGACCGCCCCGTGCCCGCGCCCGCCACGATGCGCCCCGCAGGCAGGTATTTGAAATCCTCGAGCGCGGTGTAGAAGCGATCTTCCCAGCCTTCCTTGTCCTGTTCGACGGAGGCCAGCGCCCGGGCGATGCGGCGCCAGGTATCCTCGACCGATTGGTCGATGGGCGCGCCGCCCGCTTCCTTGAGACGGTATTTCATGTCCCAGATCTGTTCGGCGATGGGGGCGGCGAAGCGGGTCATGGCGGCTCTCCTTTGGGCAGGCGGTGAAGGTAGCGCGCCAGGCGCGGCGGATCAACAGATTGCACATCCCAATGACAGCACTACGATATGGAGTGGCACGGGATTCTGTGGAGAGAATTGTGGGAAAACCGGGGACAACCCATATCATCAAGCTCTGCGTTGGCGCGGAGGCGGTGGAGGACCTGCTCGACTGGCAGCGCAATCCGCGCGCCAAGGGGCCGGACGGGCTCCCGCGCCATGTCACGCGGATGTTCCCCAAACGGGTGGAGGAGGTGCTGAACGGCGGCTCGCTCTACTGGGTGTTCAAGGGCGTGGTGCTATGCCGTCAGCGCATCTTGCGGCTGGACGAGGTGACGGGGGGCGACGGCATCCTGCGCTGCGGGATCGTTCTGGACCCCGAAGCGGTGCGGGTGGCGGCGACCCCCAGACGCCCGTTCCAGGGATGGCGCTACCTGTCGCCCGAGGATGCGCCGCGCGACCTGCCCAAGGGCCGCGAGAGCGAAGAGGCGCTGCCGCAATCCTTGCAGAATGCGTTGGCCGAGATCGGGGTTCTTTAGAGCGCGCCCGCGTTCCTTTGCAATCAGGCGTCGCGCGTCTCACCTTGTGATGTCGCATGTCCGGGGAGCGCAAAACCGGTTCCCACTTTTGCGCGACATGCTCCAGGCCTCAGGCCAGCCCGATGCGCGCCACCAGATCGGCAAGCGCCGCGCGTTCGGCATCGCCCCAATCGGCCCCGCGCGCACGGAACAGCGTCGCCTCGGACGGATGGATCAACCCGTCGTCGAGGATACGCAGGTGGTTGGCGCGCAGGGTCTCGCCGGTGGAGGTGATATCGGCGATGGCCTCGGCGGTGCCATGGGCGACGGTCCCTTCGGTCGCGCCCTGGCTGTCGACGAGCTGGTAATCGGCGACGCCTGCATCGCGCAGGAAGTCGCGGACAAGCCGGTGGTATTTCGTGGCGATCCTGAGACGGAAGCCGTGCCGCGCGCGAAACGCGGCGGCGGCGGCATCGAGATCGTCGAGCGTCGTCACATCGACCCAACATTTGGGAACGGCGATGACCAGATCGGCATGGCCAAAGCCCATCGGGGCCACGACCTCGACCGCCTGGTCCCAGGCGGGGATGCGTTCCTGCACCAGGTCGGAGCCGGTGACGCCGAGATGGATGCGCCCTGCGGCCAGTTCGCGCGGGATTTCGCCCGCCGAGAGCAGCATCAGTTCGACATCGGCCCCCGCGACCTCGGCGGCATATTCGCGGTCGGACCCGCTGCGCCGCATGTCGATGCCGCGATCGGCGAACCAGCCGAAGGTCTTTTCCATCAACCGCCCCTTGGAGGGCACGCCCAAACGGATCGTCATGGCCGACCCTCCGCGCCCGCCTGCGCCAGAACGCCGGGGCGGATCACGCCGCCCACCGCCGGAATTTCGCGGCCCGCGCCAAGAATGCGGGTCAGCGCATCATAGCGCCCGCCGGTCGCCGCGGGCGGTAAATCGGGGCGCGCGGGCACGAGGAAGCCGAAGACGAAACCGTCGTAATATTCCATCGTCGTGCGCCCGTAGCTGGCCTCGAAAGGTGTCGTCTCGACCGCGACACCGGCATGGGCGAGCGCATCGATCCGCGCGGCGAAGCGGTCGACGGCGGGGCCAAGGCCCGGCATGTCGACGCACAGATCGCGCAGATGTTCGCAAGCCTCGGGCAGGTTCGCTTTCAGCGACAGGATCGTGGCCAGAACCTCGGCCTCGGGGGCGGGGATCGGGGGGGCTGCGGCATCGGCGATCAGCGTGTCGATGCGGGCCGCGATCTCGGTGGCCGAGCGCAGGCCGATCTCGGGCCCTGCTTCGGCGATGAGGGATTGCGCCCCCTGCCCTTTTGCTGCGGCGATCAGGCTGGCGCGCGCGGGCGATGGCGCGGTGCGGTTCGTGAAGCGGTCGATCAGGGCGCGGAAGCGGCGGGGCCGCCAGATATGGCGGCGCAGCGCCGCCTTGCGCGGGGCGGTGGTCGTCAGCGTGTCGATGGCGGCAAGGAGCAGGCCGATATCGCCCGTGACCGCGCGCAGGCCGTGGGGGGCCAGAAGGCGGGAGAAGAGGGCGAAAACCTCGGCATCGGCGCCGACCGGATCGGCGCGGTCAAAGACCTCGTAGCCGACCTGAAGATATTCGGAGGGGCGGCGCGAGCCTGCGGGCTGGGTGCGGAAGACCTCGCCCAGATAGGCGTAGCGCGCGGGGTCGGCCCCGTTCGCCATGTGGCGCTGCACCACGGGGACGGTGAAATCGGGGCGCAACATCATCTCGCCCCGGTCGGGGTCATGGGTGACATAGGCGCGCGCGCGGATATCCTCGCCATAGAGGTCGAGGAGCGTTCCGGCGGGTTGCAAGAGGTCGGTTTCGACGGGAAAGGCCCCCGCCGCCTCGAAGGCCGCGAGAAAGCGCGCGGCCTCGGCCCGGATGCTGGCCTTGTCCGTCTTGGCCGTGTCCGTCTTGGCCGTGTGCATGGTCCCGGTGTCGGTCACTGGTGGCGGTCCAGAAGCTTGCGGGTTTCTTCTACAAGATCCGTCAGCGGCACCTCGATCTGGGCGGGCTGGGATTTCCATTCCTCGAGCGTCGCTTCCTCGGCCAGTTTCGCGCCGAGGATCAGGTCCTTGAGCTGCACGACACCGCGCGCGGCCTCGTCGCCGCCTTGGATGACGGCGACGGGGGACCTTCGCTTGTCGGCATATTTGAGCTGGTTGCCGAAGTTTTTCGGATTGCCCAGATAGACCTCGGCCCGGATGCCCGCCTGGCGGAGCGTTGCGGCCATGGCCTGGTAATCGGCCATGCGGTCGCGGTCCATGACGGTGACGATGACAGGGCCCTGGGTTTCGCCGGTGAGCCGCCCCTTGGCGCGCAGCGCGGCCAGCAGGCGGTCGACGCCGATGGAAACGCCCGTGGCCGGAACCTCTTGGCCCGTGAAGCGCTTGACCAGATCGTCATAGCGCCCGCCGCCCGCCACCGAGCCGAATTGGCGGGGACGGCCCTTTTCGTCGAGGATTTCGAAGGTCAGTTCGGCCTCGAACACGGGGCCGGTGTAATAGCCAAGGCCCCGGACGACGGAGGGGTCGATGACGATGCGGTCGGGGCCGTAGCCCTGGGCGGCGAGGAGGGAGGCGATGGTTTCAAGCTCGGTCACGCCGTCGAGACCGATGGCGGAGCCGGTCACCAATTCCCGCAGGCGGGCCACGGTCGCGGGTCCATCGGCGCGTTTGGCATCCATGAAGCCCATGATCACATCGGCCTGCGCGTCACCCAGCCCCGCGCCCTTGGTGAAGTCACCGCTTTCATCCTCGCGGCCCTTGCCGAGCAGCGCGCGCACGCCCGCCTCGCCCAGCCGGTCCAGCTTGTCGATGGCGCGGAGCACGATGCCGCGTTCGGCGTCCTTGTCCTCGCCCGCAAGGCCCGCGACCTCGAGCACGCCGTTCAGGACCTTGCGGTTGTTCACCCGCACGATGTAATCGCCGCGGGGGATGCCCACGGCCTCGAGCGTGTCGGCGAGCATCCCGCAGATCTCGGCGTCCGCCGCGACCGACGGCGCACCGACCGTATCGGCATCGCATTGATAGAATTGGCGGAACCGGCCCGGACCCGGTTTCTCGTTCCGCCAGACCGGGCCCATCGCGTAGCGGCGGTAGGGGAAGGGCAGATCGTTGCGGTATTGGGCTGCGACACGCGCCAAGGGGGCCGTCAGGTCATAGCGGAGCGCGAGCCAGGTGTCGTCCTCTTCGAAGGCGAAGACGCCTTCGTTCGGGCGGTCGACATCGGGGAGGAATTTGCCCAGAGCCTCGACCGTTTCGACGGCGGAGGTCTCCAGCGGGTCGAAGCCGTGCAGGCGATAGACCTCGGCGATCTTTTCCAGCATGTGCTGGCGTTCCGTCACCTCGGCGCCGAAATAATCGCGGAAGCCTTTGGGCGGCTCTGCCTTGGGGCGGGGGTGTTTTTTCTCTTTGGCCATGGCTGCGGGCAAGCCTCTGATCGGGGTCGCGCCCCCTCTAGCCCGTGGGGGCGTTGACGGCAAGGCGGCGAGCGGGCAAGCCCTGTCGGGAATTGGGTGCAAAGGGGATCGGCGATGAGCGATGCGACAAGGCTGGAAGAGCGGATGGCGCATCTGGAGCGGGTGGCCGAGGATCTGTCGGAGGTGGTCGCGCGGCAAGATGCCGAGATCGCGCGGCTGACGCGGCGGGTCGAGATGCTGATGATGCGGGAGGCCGAGCGCGAGGTGGACCAGGGCGGGACCATTCCGCTGGCCGACCAGAAGCCGCCGCATTGGTGAGGGCGGTGGTGTTGGGGGCTCTGCCCCCGGCCTGCGGCCTCCCCGGAGTTTTTTTGTCAAGATGAAGGGGGGCCGTTAACCTTGATGAACGGTTAAGCGGCCTGGGCCAGGCGGGGGCTCCGCGGGCGGGAGCGCATCAGGATCATCAGCATGATGCCCACGTTCAGCGCGTTGAAGGCGATGCCGTTGAGAAACGCCCAGCGGTAGGAGCCGGTGAGGTCGTAGATCAGCCCCGAAAGCCAGCCGCCCAGCGCCATGCCGAGGATCGTCGCCATGATGACGAAGCCCACGCGCGCCCCGGCCTCGCGCGCAGGCAGGTATTCGCGGACGATGATCGCATAGCTCGGCACGATGCCGCCCTGGCTCAGGCCGAAGATGAGCGAGACGATGTAGAGCGGTGTCAGGCCCGTCGTGGGCAGGTAGAGGACGAGCGCGAGCATCTGGAGCGTCGAGCCGATGAGGAGTGTCATCACGCCCCCGAGCCGGTCGGCCAGAACCCCCGAGACAAGGCGCGAGGCGACGCCGCCCAGAAGCATGAGGGACAGCATCTCGGCCCCCACGGCGGGGCCATAGCCGAGGTCCGTGCAATAGGCGACGATATGGACCTGCGGCATGGACATGGCGACACAGCAGCCGATGCCTGCGGCCGCCAGAAGCCATGTCAGCGCGCGGGGGCTGAGGCCCGTGTCACGGGCGCGGGCGGCGGCGGCGGTCTCGGAAGCGGCCAGCGCGCCTTCGGGCAGGGGTTTGCGCAGGAGCCATGTGGCGGGCAGCATGAGCGCGAGCGTGGCTGCCGCGATCAGCAGGTACGCCGTGCGCCAGCCGGGCCCTGCAAGGATATCGGCAAGGATGAGCGGCCAGATCGCCCCCGAGAGGTAATTGCCCGAGGCGATGATCGCCACCGCGATGCCCCGGCGTTTCAGGAACCATTGGCTCACATCGGCGATGAGCGGGCCGAAGCTGGTGGCGGTGCCGAAGCCGATCAGGAATTGCAGCGCGGAGAGCGTGGCGATGTTGGGCGCAAGCGCGGCTGCGGCATAGGCCGCCGCCATCAGGAGCGCGGAGGCGGCAAGGCAGCGGGCGACGCCGTAGCGGTCGACGGCCCGACCGATCACGAAATTGCCCAAGGCAAAGCCCAGCATCGTGAGCGTATAGGGGATGGAGGCCGCCGCCCGTTCGGTGCCGAATTCGGCCTGGACCGCGGGCAGGATCACGATGATCGCCCACATGCCGACATTGCCGACGAGCGAGACCATCAGCGAGAGGCCGAGGCGCGTCCAGGAGGCGCGGCTGTCCAAAGGTGACATGGCGGGCGAGAGGACGGGTGACATGGCCGCGACGCTAGGGCCGAAGCGGTGCCGAGGGAAGCGGAAAACCCCGGGCTTTCGCCCTAGACCTCCTCGACCGTCACCACGCCTTCCATGGAGCGCAGCGCGCCCTTGATCTGGGGGGAGACGGGGAAGGCATCGCCCAGCACCATCTCGACCTCGCCGGGCAGGTCGGGATGCAGGAGGCACAGGTGGATCGGGCCCCGCGCGCTTTTCGCCGCCTCGTCGGCCATGCGGGTCAGAAGCGACCGGACCGAGGCGATGCCGGTTTCCCCCTCGACGAAGACGCGCAGGCCCGTGGCCTCGGAGGCGACGGCGCGGTCGATCGGTTCGACCCGGCGGCAGAGGAGTTTCAGCTGGTCGGCCTCGAAGGTGGCTTCGACCTGCAAGATCACGTTCATCCCCGTCTCGAGATGGGGGCGGGCCACGTCGAGCACGTCGGAAAAGAGCGTGACCTCGTAAAGCCCCGTGGGATCGGAGAGCGAGACGAAGGCGAAGCGGTTGCCCTTTTGGCTCTTGCGTTCCTGTTTGGCGGAGACGGCCCCGGCCATCTTGGCGACGAAGGCCCCGCCCTGCACCTTTTGTTCGACCTCGGCGAGCGTCTGGACGCCCTTGCGTTTCAGCGCGGGCAGGTAATCGTCGAGCGGGTGGCCCGAGAGGTAGAAGCCGATGGCCTGGTGTTCGCCGGCCAGACGCTCGGCGGGCAGCCAATCGTCAGGATCGGGCAGGCGCGGTTCGGGCAGATCTTCGCCCGCTGCACCGAAGAGGCTGACCTGGTTCGAGGCGGCGGCATCATGGACGGCGGCCGACCAGGCCGTGAGCGCATCGAGCGCGGCAAAGACGCGGGCGCGGTTGCGGTCGAGCGTGTCGAAAGCGCCCGCGCGCGCCAGCATCTCCAGGCTGCGCTTGCCCACCCGCTTGAGATCGACGCGGCGGGCGAAATCGAAGAGCGAGACGAAGGGTTTTTCCCCTCTTGCCTCATGGATCAGCCGCATCGCATCGACACCCACGTTCTTGAGCGCGCCCAGCGCATAGAGGATCTTGCCGTTCTCGACGGTGAAGGTGGGGGCGGAGCGGTTGACGCAAGGGGGGATGATCTCGATCCCCAGCCGCGCGACCTCCTGGCGGTAGACGCCCAGCTTGTCGGTGAGGTGGATGTCGCAATTCATCACGGCGGCCATGAATTCGACCGGGTGGTTCGCTTTCAGCCATGCCGTCTGGTAGCTGACGACCGCATAGGCTGCGGCGTGGGATTTATTGAAACCGTAATTGGCGAATTTTTCGAGCAGGTCGAACACCTCGCCCGCCTTTTCGTGGCTCACGCCATTGGCGGTCGCGCCTTCGATGAATTTCGGGCGCTCCTTGGCCATTTCCTCGGCGATCTTCTTGCCCATGGCGCGGCGCAGAAGGTCGGCGCCGCCGAGCGAGTAGCCGGCCATGACCTGGGCGATTTCCATCACCTGTTCCTGGTAGACGATGATGCCCTGGGTTTCCTTGAGGATATGGTCGATCGAGGGGTGGATGGATTCGAGCGGGCGCAGCCCGTTCTTGACCTCGCAATAGGTCGGGATGTTCTCCATCGGGCCCGGACGGTAGAGCGCCACAAGCGCCACGATATCCTCGATGCAGGTGGGTTTCATGCGCCTGAGCGCATCCATCATGCCCGAACTTTCCACCTGGAAGACCGCGACCGTCTTGGCGGAGGCGTAAAGCTCGTAGGTTTTCGCATCGTCCAAGGGGATCGCGTTGATCTGGTTTTCCGCTCCCGGCGCGGGCTCGTAAAGCCGCGTGCCATCGGGGGCTTCGTGCAATTGCCGCCCGCTTGCATGGATGAGGTCGATGGCGTTTTGCACCACCGTCAGGGTTTTCAGGCCGAGAAAGTCGAATTTCACCAGACCGGCGGGTTCCACCCATTTCATGTTGAACTGGGTCGCGGGCATGTCCGAGCGCGGATCGCGGTAGATCGGCACCAGCTCGTCGAGCGGCCTGTCCCCGATCACCACGCCCGCGGCATGGGTCGAGGCGTTTCTAAGCAAACCTTCGATCTTTTCGGCATAGTCGAAGAGGCGGCGAACGGGGTTGGTGCGCCCCTCGCGCTTGTCCTGCTCGCTTTCGCGCATCTCGTCGCGGATGCGTTCCTCCTGGGCTACGGCCTGGGTGATCGAGACGGGTTTGACGCCCTCGACCGGGATCATCTTGGACAGGCGGTCGACCTGGCCGAAAGGCATCTGAAGGACGCGGCCCACGTCACGCACCGCCGCCTTGGACAAAAGCGCGCCGAAGGTGATGATCTGGCCCACCCGGTCGCGGCCATATTTCTCCTGCACGTAGCGGATCACCTCTTCGCGGCGGTCCATGCAGAAGTCGATGTCGAAGTCGGGCATGGACACCCGCTCGGGGTTGAGGAACCGCTCGAACAGGAGCGAGTAGCGCAACGGGTCGAGGTCGGTGATCGTCAGCGCATAGGCGACAAGACTGCCCGCGCCCGAGCCGCGACCGGGGCCCACGGGAATATCCTGATCCTTGGCCCATTTGATGAAATCGGCCACGATCAGGAAATAGCCCGGAAAGCCCATCCGCTCGATGATGCCCAGCTCGAAATCGAGACGCTTGTGATACTCCTCGACCGGGGCGGCATGGGGGATGACGGCCAGACGCGCCTCGAGCCCCTCGCGGGCCTGGCGGCGCAATTCCTCGACCTCGTCATCGGCGAAACGCGGCAGGATCGGGGGATGGGTGCGCGCGCGAAAGGCGCAGCGGCGCGCGATCTCGACGGTATTGTCCAGCGCCTCGGGCAGATCGGCGAAAAGCGCCGCCATCTCCTCGGGCGATTTGAAATGGTGCTGCGGCGTCAGGCGGCGGCGCGGCTCGGATTGATCGACATAGGCGCCCTGCGCGATGCAGATCATCGCGTCATGGGCCTCGAACATCGCGGGCTTGGGGAAATGGACATCGTTGGTGGCGACGAGCGGCAGGTCACGGGCATAGGCCAGTTCCACGGTCGGGCGCTCGGTCAGACGCTCGGCCTGCGGCAGGCCGCCCTCGCCCGGATGGCGCTGCAGTTCCAGATAGAGCCTGTCGCCATAGATCGCCTGCAACCGGGTCAAAAGCGCCTCGGCCTTGGCGGTGTTGCCGGTCTGCAAAAGCCGCCCCAGCGCGCCATCGGGCCCACCCGTCAGACAGATCAGCCCCGCGCCATGGGCGGCCAATTCATCGAGCGTGACATGGGGCAGGCTGCCATCGCCGCGCAGGTAGAGCGCGGAGTTGAGCTTCATCAGGTTCTCGTAGCCTTGCCGGTTCTGCACCAAAAGCACGAGGGCCGCGGGCGGCACGGGGCGTTCACCGGGACGGACCGGGTCATAATCGACATCGATCTGGCAGCCGAGGATGGGCTGCACGCCCGCCTTGGCGGCGGTTTCCGAAAACTCGAGCGCGCAGAACATGTTGTTCGTGTCGGTCACGGCGACGGCCGGCATGCCCGCCTCGGCCACGAGCCCCGGCAGTTTCTTCACGCGCATCGCGCCCTCGAGCAGCGAATACTCGGTATGAAGACGAAGATGGATGAATCGCGGTGCGGCCATGGGCAGAGGCTAGCGCAAGGGATCGCGGCGATCCAGCCACCCGCCCCGATATCTTGTGGATCGTCGCCGCAATCCGGCGGCACATGCGGCAAGGCTTGCAATATGGGCCAAGGCCGGGTTTCCTGTCATCCGGTCGAACAGGAAAACGGGGCCGCGCTCTACGCCGCATCGAGCGCGGGATGACCACCCCGGACAGGTACCGCGGCGGGCAAATCACATGGAAACCAGGTTTCTTCTGAACGGGGAACCTCAGGTCGCGGATACGGGCGCGACCACGACGCTGCTCGACTGGCTGCGCGAGCATCAGCGGCTGACGGGCACCAAGGAAGGGTGCAACGAGGGCGACTGCGGGGCCTGCACGGTCATGGTGACCGACCCCGACGGCACGGCGCGCGCGCTCAATGCCTGCATCCTGTTCCTGCCGCAGCTCGCGGGGCGCGCAGTGCGCACAATCGAAGGGATCGCGGGGCCGGACGGCAGGCTGCACCCCGTCCAGCAGGCGATGATCGACCACCATGGCTCGCAATGCGGCTTCTGCACGCCGGGCTTCGTCGTGTCGATGGCGGTGGCGCATCTGACCGGGCGGCAGGATCACGACGACCAGCTGGCGGGTAACCTGTGCCGCTGCACGGGCTATGCGCCCATCATCCGCGCCGCCCAGGCGGCAAGCACGGCCCCCATCCCCGACTGGATGCGAAAGGATGCCGAAACGCTCCGCGATCCCGGCTTCACCTTTCCAGAAATATGCTCTTCGGGGGGCTTGCCCCCCGCCTGCCCCACCACGGCCGACGACCTGGCCGATTGGTACGAGGCAAATCCAGACGCCACGCTCATCGCGGGGGCGACCGATGTGGGGCTTTGGGTGACCAAGGGCTTGCGCGATCTTGCGCCTGTCGCCTTCCTGAACCAATGCGCCGATCTGCGCGGGATTGT contains:
- the xdhA gene encoding xanthine dehydrogenase small subunit; protein product: METRFLLNGEPQVADTGATTTLLDWLREHQRLTGTKEGCNEGDCGACTVMVTDPDGTARALNACILFLPQLAGRAVRTIEGIAGPDGRLHPVQQAMIDHHGSQCGFCTPGFVVSMAVAHLTGRQDHDDQLAGNLCRCTGYAPIIRAAQAASTAPIPDWMRKDAETLRDPGFTFPEICSSGGLPPACPTTADDLADWYEANPDATLIAGATDVGLWVTKGLRDLAPVAFLNQCADLRGIVADDETIRIGAMTSIAELGAFMADRHPSFAELIRRYGSVQVRNAATIGGNIANGSPIGDSPPALIALGARLHLRKGAGRRVIALEDFFLDYGKQDRAPGEFVEAVSIPVQPDRLACYKLSKRFDQDISAVCGAFTITVTEGRVAAARIAFGGMAGVPKRAAHVEAALLGQPWEEATIREAQEAFAQDFTPLSDMRASAGYRLRATQGMLMRYFLETRGDAVDVLEVRA
- the dnaE gene encoding DNA polymerase III subunit alpha; this translates as MAAPRFIHLRLHTEYSLLEGAMRVKKLPGLVAEAGMPAVAVTDTNNMFCALEFSETAAKAGVQPILGCQIDVDYDPVRPGERPVPPAALVLLVQNRQGYENLMKLNSALYLRGDGSLPHVTLDELAAHGAGLICLTGGPDGALGRLLQTGNTAKAEALLTRLQAIYGDRLYLELQRHPGEGGLPQAERLTERPTVELAYARDLPLVATNDVHFPKPAMFEAHDAMICIAQGAYVDQSEPRRRLTPQHHFKSPEEMAALFADLPEALDNTVEIARRCAFRARTHPPILPRFADDEVEELRRQAREGLEARLAVIPHAAPVEEYHKRLDFELGIIERMGFPGYFLIVADFIKWAKDQDIPVGPGRGSGAGSLVAYALTITDLDPLRYSLLFERFLNPERVSMPDFDIDFCMDRREEVIRYVQEKYGRDRVGQIITFGALLSKAAVRDVGRVLQMPFGQVDRLSKMIPVEGVKPVSITQAVAQEERIRDEMRESEQDKREGRTNPVRRLFDYAEKIEGLLRNASTHAAGVVIGDRPLDELVPIYRDPRSDMPATQFNMKWVEPAGLVKFDFLGLKTLTVVQNAIDLIHASGRQLHEAPDGTRLYEPAPGAENQINAIPLDDAKTYELYASAKTVAVFQVESSGMMDALRRMKPTCIEDIVALVALYRPGPMENIPTYCEVKNGLRPLESIHPSIDHILKETQGIIVYQEQVMEIAQVMAGYSLGGADLLRRAMGKKIAEEMAKERPKFIEGATANGVSHEKAGEVFDLLEKFANYGFNKSHAAAYAVVSYQTAWLKANHPVEFMAAVMNCDIHLTDKLGVYRQEVARLGIEIIPPCVNRSAPTFTVENGKILYALGALKNVGVDAMRLIHEARGEKPFVSLFDFARRVDLKRVGKRSLEMLARAGAFDTLDRNRARVFAALDALTAWSAAVHDAAASNQVSLFGAAGEDLPEPRLPDPDDWLPAERLAGEHQAIGFYLSGHPLDDYLPALKRKGVQTLAEVEQKVQGGAFVAKMAGAVSAKQERKSQKGNRFAFVSLSDPTGLYEVTLFSDVLDVARPHLETGMNVILQVEATFEADQLKLLCRRVEPIDRAVASEATGLRVFVEGETGIASVRSLLTRMADEAAKSARGPIHLCLLHPDLPGEVEMVLGDAFPVSPQIKGALRSMEGVVTVEEV